Genomic segment of Candidatus Desulfatibia profunda:
CGATCCTTGCGTTTATTGCCGACAAGGGACTGAATTTAAAATATGTAACCAACACACACGCTCACGCCGACCACACCGTCGGCAACCAGCGGCTCCTGGACGGTTCGGGCGCCGTTTTTATAGATAACAACACCTTGCGCAAAAACCGGTTCTTCGAACTGGAGGGCGCCAGGATAGTCGTTTTACATACGCCGGGGCACACGCTGGATTCCGTCACCTTTCATCTTGACAACACGCTGATTACCGGCGATACGCTCTTTAACGGTACGGTCGGGAACTGTTTTTCCGGAGACCTGCAAGGCTTTTACCGATCGATCAAAATGTTAATGGCGTTTCCCGGCGAGACAGTCATTTATGCCGGACATGATTATGTTTCCGAATCCATGGCCTTTGCCGGAGCCTTCGAGCCCGGCAACAGGCATATTGATGCTTTTTGGGAAAATTATGACCCGACGCATGTTCAGTCGACGTTGCACGAAGAATTCAAAGTCAACCCCTATCTTAGATTTAACGATGAAAACATCGGATCGATTCTAGGGGCAAGAGGGTTGCCGGTAGCGTCGGAATATGAGCGCTGGGCATCAATGATGTCCGTCGAATAGTTTCCACCATAGCTGAATAAGTGATAACAAGCTGCTAAAACCATTGGAAATCCTTGCTTCAAAATTTGAAGGACCCGAGAAGAAACTCGAAATCATTTTATTCTCGTCTCAACCCGGGCTGCGAGACAACCCCGATGGGCGCTGGGACAAGGTTGTTCAAACCAGCCAGGCAGAAATTATCAGTAAGATATCAAACGATTATCTGGATGCATACCTGCTTTCGGAATCGAGTCTTTTTGTATGGGAAGACCGCATCCTGATGATCACCTGCGGACAGACAACGCTCATAAATGCCGTTTCTGAAATCCTGGGTTTTGTGGATAAACGCAAAGTGGCTCTGGTGTTTTATGAACGCAAAAATTTCATGTTTCCCCAGGAACAACCTGCCGACTTTGAAGACGACGTGGCCCGCATGGAACAATATTTTCCCGGCAAGAGCTACCGGCTGGGACCGGCCAACCATGATCATGTTCACGTTTTTTATTCATCTCACGCCAAAATAACCGTTCAGCAGGATGTCACCCTGCAGGTCCTGATGCACGATTTAGACCCTTCGGTAACCGAGATCTACTTTCAGGGCAACAATTGCACCGGGAATCACGTTTTGGAGTGCAGCGGGCTTTGCCGGGTCTTTCCCCAGATGGATACCGACAACCATGTGTTTACGCCCTACGGTTTTTCCGTGAATGGTATTCATGCACAACATTATTTTACGGTTCATGTCACCCCGCAGCCCGAAAGGTCTTATGCCAGTTTTGAAACCAATGTCATCAAAAGCGATTATTCCGGAACTATTGCCAAAGTCGTAAGCCTGTTTAAACCTGAAAAATTCTCTGTATTGCTCACAACCGGCATGGACGATCGAGACCCTCAGCTCCATCATATGGTGATCGATACAGCCGCAGGGTATAACGTTACGGAAAAGAGCCTGTACGAATTCGATTGCGGTTATGCGGTAACGTTTTTTAATTATATAATGAACTTTGAAGATGGTTGACTCATCGCTTTGCTTTTTCTTATAGATGACGAAGCGTTGCCCCCTCGAGAGGTGTTGAATTAAGCCCATAGGGAGAATGCATGGATACGAGTCAATACTTGAGCACGAATAGCAAAGCCGGCCTCTGGATAAACGATATCCACAAAAACATGGTGGCGTTGGGCTTTAAAGTTGAAAAGACGCTCTTTTCAGGCCGGAGCAAGTTCCAGCAGGTCGATGTGGTCCAAACCGCCGGCCACGGCGCCATGCTCCTTAATGACGGTATTGTCCAGCTTTCTGAAAGGGATGAGTTCATCTACCATGAAATGATCGCTCACGTACCCTTTTTCGTGCATCCTGCCCCCCAGCGGGTGCTTGTCATCGGCGGCGGAGACGGCGGCACGGTCCGGGAAATTCTCAAACACCGGTCGATCACCCGGGTCGTTATGGTAGAAATAGATGAAATGGTGGTCCAGGCTAGCCGCCGGTATCTGCCTTCGGTGAGCTGCGCTTTGGATGATCCGCGCCTTGAACTGCGCATCGAAGACGGGATCAAGTTTGTAAACCATACCGACGAGCGCTTCGACGTAGTTATCGTCGATTCCACCGATCCGATCGGTGTGGCGCAACCGCTGTTTAATCAGGAATTTTATCAACAGGTTGCCGCCGTACTCGCAGCGGACGGCATCATGATTACCCAGGCTGAATCGCCATTTTACGATCACGACATCCAGCATACCATGTTTATGAACCAGCGGCCGTTTTTTAAAAAACTTCATATCTACCTGTTTTGCAGCTTAACTTACCCGGGCGGCTGCTGGGGTTTCGGATACGCCTCTAAGGGACTGTGTCCACTCAAGGATTTTGATCCCGGCCGGGTTGAGAAAGCAGGGATTGCAACCCGATATTACAACGCCGGGATTCACCGGGCCGCTTTTATGCTGCCGACTTTCGTGCAGGAAAATCTCGCCCGGGTGATAGATCCCTTTTCCTGGTAGTATAAAATTGCGGTGCGATTTTATTGAACGCGGCCTGGCCGCTTTGAAAAAAGGAAACGGAAAAGCAGGTGCAATGAAGATGGATGAATTTACAGCGGTGCCTCCAGGGGATGCTGCCTTTAAAGATTCTCCGATCGACCCTGAATCCATGCTGGAAAACGTCCGCAGAATTGCAGAACGGTTTTTCGAAGGGGCCCGGGGCAGTCACGACTGGGATCATACGCTACGGGTGTTCCGGTTGTGCAGTCGCATCGGAGCTAAAGAAGGTGTTAACATGTCTGTATTGCTGGTTGCGGCTTATCTGCACGACATTGGCCGATGCTACCAGGATGCTTCCAGCGGCGCCGTATGCCACGCCGAAAAAGGCGCCGAAATGGCGATACCCATTGTGTCGGCACTCCCGCTTTCGGAAAAGCAAAAACAAAACGTTGTTCATTGTGTGAAATCCCATCGGTTCCGGGGAAACCATGAGCCCCGGACAGCCGAAGCAAGGGTCCTGTTTGATGCCGATAAGCTCGATGCCATCGGTGCGGTCGGAGTTGGCAGGGCGTTTCTCTTTGCCGGGGAAGTGGGGGCTCGGTTGCACAGTTCTGAAATAGATGTTGAAAAAGCACCGCCCTATTCAAAAGATGATACCGGCTACCGGGAATATAAGGTAAAACTTAGCAAAATCCGGGATCGAATTTTGACACAAACAGGCAAAAAATTGGCCAATGAGCGCCATGATTTTATGGAGCAGTTCTTTAAACGATTTATCAAAGAATATGGAGGGGAAAGGTAGGTCTTATGAGCATTAACATTGTTGAAAAGATTGATGATCTTGTAAAGGTGCGGCACGTGCTTGCCAGCGTTTCCGACAAAAGCGGGCTGGAGACGTTCATCCCTGAGTTGCTCAGGATAAATCCAAAGATAAAAATTTTTTCTACCGGCGGGACTTTCGCCAGGATTAAGGAAATTCTCGGCCAAGCAGCGGCAACCTGCCTGACCCAGGTTTCGGATTACACCGGCCAGCCGGAAACCCAGGGCGGCCTTGTTAAGACGCTCGATTTTAAAATTTATCTAGGACTTCTAACCGAGACATATAACGACGCCCACCAGGATGATCTGCAACGAACCGGTTCGGTTCCGATTGATATGGTAGTCTGCAATCTGTATCCGTTTAAGGAGACGATCTTAAAAAAGGGAGTAACGGTCGAACAGGCTCGAGGGAATATCGATATCGGAGGACCGTGCATGATAAGGGCTTCGGCCAAAAATTATTTAAGGGTGGCTGCGGTGGTCGACCCGTCAGACTACAAAACGATTCTATCCGAAATGAAATCAACGCAAGGCTCGATATCCTTGCAGCTCCGTTACCGTCTGGCACAGAAGGCATTTAATCATACGGCCGTCTACGACCGTACCATTGCAGATTTTTTAAGCTCCAGAACGGTTGAAGATGTGAAGGCCTGCTACCCGGGTTAACCCGAATTTTTCATGACAAATTTATCCCGAATTTAGTAACGATTGACAAACATTAGGATATTCACGGCTTGCACTATAACTGACGGATACTCTCTGTTGATGTTAACGACACGGCAAAGGAGAAGAATATGACTGAAGATTTGAAGAAAATGTATCGGACCATCATGGACGACCACTTCCCGCCCAAGATGGAGATTAGCTTCGTGGACCAGATTAAGCGACAGACCCTTTTCTATGAAAAAGTGTCCTGGATCATCGACGGCCTCCGGAAAGGATTGCGCTACGGTGAAAACCCCGGCCAGGAAGCGGCCCTCTACAAGCTGGTCAACGGCAATCTGGTGCTGGGGAATGCCGAAACGATTCAGCCGGGCCAGTATCTGGCATCAGACATCGAGCTGCTGCAGTCCGGCAAACACCCCGGCAAAACCAATTTGACCGATGCAGACAACTCCCTGAACATTCTGAGGTACTTCGTGGACAAACCCACGGTGGTCATCGTCAAGCACAACAACCCCTGCGGCGTCGCCCGGGCCGACACCCTGGAACAAGCCTATATCAAGGCCAATATGGCCGACCGGGTGGCGGCCTTCGGCGGATGCATCGCTTTGAACCGGGCGGTTGACAAGGCAACGGCCCAAGCCGTTGCCAATCAATATGCCGAAGTTGTGGTCGCTCCCGATTTTGAAGAAGGCGTCATGGCTATTTTTGAAAAGAAAAAAAACTTAAGGGTCATCCGTATCGGCAACATGGATCGACTCCAGAACTTTGTCGGCCAGCGATGCGTGGAATTCAAGAGCCTGATCGACGGCGGCCAGATCGTGCAGTGGTCTTTTGTGCCGGCTTCGCGCACCCCGGCGGATCTCAAAATTGCCGAATGCCAATACAAGGGTAAAACATACCGGGTCAATCGGGAACCCACGGATCAGGAATATGACAATCTGCTCTTCGGCTGGCTGGTCGAATCGGGAATTACATCCAATTCAGTCATTTATGTAAAAGACGAGGTGACCGTAGGTATCGGAACCGGCGAGCAGGACCGGGTCGGTGTGGCTGAGATTGCAAGGGATAAGGCTTACCGGAAGCTTGCAGACCGTTATTGCTTTGAAACCCACGGCATTTCTTACAACGATATGAAAGACAACGATAAAAAAGCCGAAATCGACAAAAAGGTGGCTGCTGAAAAAGGCGGCCTGATCGGCGCATCCATGGTCAGCGATGCATTTTTCCCCTTCAGGGACGGCATAGATGTCGGGCTCAGAGAAGGTATTTCCTCCGTGATCCAGCCCGGCGGGTCTGAAAACGACTACCAGTCCATCGAAGCCTGCAACGAAGTTGGCGCTACCATGGTATATACGGGACAAAGAAGCTTCAAGCACTAGTCTGCATATCCCATGAAAACAACTCATTGCGTCACATATTCTGACTCAAAAAGCTTGGCGGCCGTTCCTGCGGCTTTCCGGCCTCAACTTCTCGGGAGAAAGAAATCATTCTAAAAAGAGTTCCGTAACCCGAATTTTTTATAAAACTTTTTAATAACAAAATGTTAAACAAAAAGGAGAAAATTATATGGCCGTAATCACGATCAGCAGGGATTTGGCATGCGGCGGCAGAAAAATCGGACGTATACTCGCCACACGACTCGGCTATCAGTACGTTGACAAGTCTCTTTTTCAAAAAATTGCCGAAGA
This window contains:
- a CDS encoding MBL fold metallo-hydrolase → MNVKQFRYSPDNLSYLIFGKDLAVAIDGGAAEAILAFIADKGLNLKYVTNTHAHADHTVGNQRLLDGSGAVFIDNNTLRKNRFFELEGARIVVLHTPGHTLDSVTFHLDNTLITGDTLFNGTVGNCFSGDLQGFYRSIKMLMAFPGETVIYAGHDYVSESMAFAGAFEPGNRHIDAFWENYDPTHVQSTLHEEFKVNPYLRFNDENIGSILGARGLPVASEYERWASMMSVE
- a CDS encoding HD domain-containing protein; protein product: MLENVRRIAERFFEGARGSHDWDHTLRVFRLCSRIGAKEGVNMSVLLVAAYLHDIGRCYQDASSGAVCHAEKGAEMAIPIVSALPLSEKQKQNVVHCVKSHRFRGNHEPRTAEARVLFDADKLDAIGAVGVGRAFLFAGEVGARLHSSEIDVEKAPPYSKDDTGYREYKVKLSKIRDRILTQTGKKLANERHDFMEQFFKRFIKEYGGER
- the speE gene encoding polyamine aminopropyltransferase, translating into MDTSQYLSTNSKAGLWINDIHKNMVALGFKVEKTLFSGRSKFQQVDVVQTAGHGAMLLNDGIVQLSERDEFIYHEMIAHVPFFVHPAPQRVLVIGGGDGGTVREILKHRSITRVVMVEIDEMVVQASRRYLPSVSCALDDPRLELRIEDGIKFVNHTDERFDVVIVDSTDPIGVAQPLFNQEFYQQVAAVLAADGIMITQAESPFYDHDIQHTMFMNQRPFFKKLHIYLFCSLTYPGGCWGFGYASKGLCPLKDFDPGRVEKAGIATRYYNAGIHRAAFMLPTFVQENLARVIDPFSW
- a CDS encoding IMP cyclohydrolase; translated protein: MTEDLKKMYRTIMDDHFPPKMEISFVDQIKRQTLFYEKVSWIIDGLRKGLRYGENPGQEAALYKLVNGNLVLGNAETIQPGQYLASDIELLQSGKHPGKTNLTDADNSLNILRYFVDKPTVVIVKHNNPCGVARADTLEQAYIKANMADRVAAFGGCIALNRAVDKATAQAVANQYAEVVVAPDFEEGVMAIFEKKKNLRVIRIGNMDRLQNFVGQRCVEFKSLIDGGQIVQWSFVPASRTPADLKIAECQYKGKTYRVNREPTDQEYDNLLFGWLVESGITSNSVIYVKDEVTVGIGTGEQDRVGVAEIARDKAYRKLADRYCFETHGISYNDMKDNDKKAEIDKKVAAEKGGLIGASMVSDAFFPFRDGIDVGLREGISSVIQPGGSENDYQSIEACNEVGATMVYTGQRSFKH